In Triticum urartu cultivar G1812 chromosome 6, Tu2.1, whole genome shotgun sequence, the following proteins share a genomic window:
- the LOC125515851 gene encoding uncharacterized protein LOC125515851, whose translation MSSRRRRHARSPLDDDDLLSEILLRLPPQPSSLPRASLVCKRWHGLVSDPGFFRRFRLRHRRDPPLLGFFDRYGAPFRPALEAPNRVPPERFSLQHHEDEMHSFSHGCRHGLVPISLLKRRQVLVWDPVTGDQHRIPFPAPFDTAKAMVNAAVLRDAGDVQHFQVVLAVAGTDAEHHTRALACMYSSKTGLWGDLVSTPIPYQANGYRIPTLVYTDDAVLDGCSLYWKLVGNLIGILEFDLKKQSLAVIQVPVDILEGNSLQVMRAEGGGLSLLFVSNSDYTARLWKRKTNRHGVASWELARSIDLGKLLSLESEEKRPLMILGYAEQNNAVFLWTVISVLMIQLESLKFKKLFERMTFSHYHPFESVYGAGACITGGHDRAELMLNA comes from the exons AtgagcagccgccgccgccgccacgcccgCTCGCCGCTGGACGACGACGACCTCCTCTCCGAGATCCTGCTCCGCCTCCCCCCGCAGCCGTCATCACTCCCGCGCGCATCCCTCGTCTGCAAGCGGTGGCACGGCCTCGTCTCCGACCCCGGCTTCTTCCGCCGCTTccgcctccgccaccgccgcgACCCTCCTCTCCTCGGTTTCTTTGACAGATACGGAGCTCCGTTCCGGCCTGCCCTGGAGGCCCCCAATCGTGTTCCTCCCGAGCGCTTCTCCTTGCAGCACCACGAGGATGAGATGCACTCCTTTTCCCATGGATGCCGCCATGGTCTCGTGCCCATCTCCCTTCTGAAGCGTCGCCAGGTCCTGGTCTGGGACCCCGTCACTGGCGACCAGCACCGCATTCCCTTTCCCGCGCCGTTTGATACAGCGAAGGCCATGGTCAACGCGGCGGTGCTTCGCGATGCGGGAGACGTCCAGCACTTCCAGGTGGTCTTGGCAGTGGCAGGCACCGATGCCGAACATCATACGCGAGCGCTCGCTTGTATGTACTCGTCAAAGACCGGCTTATGGGGGGATCTCGTCTCAACACCCATTCCATACCAGGCTAATGGGTACCGTATTCCCACATTGGTTTATACCGATGATGCTGTTCTGGATGGATGTTCCCTTTACTGGAAGCTTGTGGGGAATTTGATTGGAATTCTTGAGTTTGATCTGAAGAAGCAGAGTCTAGCTGTGATACAGGTGCCAGTGGACATCCTCGAAGGTAACAGCTTGCAGGTTATGCGGGCTGAGGGTGGTGGGCTCAGTCTCCTCTTCGTGTCAAACTCCGACTACACCGCCCGGTTATGGAAGAGGAAGACCAATCGTCATGGTGTTGCTTCATGGGAGCTTGCAAGAAGTATTGACCTGGGCAAGCTACTTTCCCTGGAATCAGAGGAGAAACGTCCCCTAATGATACTAGGGTATGCTGAACAGAATAATGCGGTGTTTCTGTGGACAGTTATCAGCGTCTTAATGATCCAGCTTGAGTCACTGAAGTTCAAGAAGCTTTTTGAAAGAATGACCTTTTCTCACTATCATCCATTCGAAAGTGTCTACGGTGCAG GAGCATGTATTACTGGTGGACACGACAGGGCTGAGCTTATGCTCAATGCGTAA
- the LOC125515418 gene encoding uncharacterized protein At4g14100-like, with the protein MAPPLLLLLLLPLLAVAAEAVPPTPTPRSNPAAAAGGGAPPVPTPTPWPEQFHAVMFTNLTESGGRLQLIDLYYDWPRGRNLNLIRNQLSGDPTYDVEWTNGTSYIFDSASCRTIRFPVGVLPPDWLHGAVYLGRETTDGFDCHLWTKVDFVWYYEDVLTHRPVRWNFFNGMQQHVMSFEVGGVLEDSHWQAPSHCFAHDAAATATGADATSSLLRLARTTAAAVTSSAA; encoded by the exons atggcgccgccgctCTTGCTCCTCCTGCTGCTGCCGCTCCTCGCCGTGGCTGCCGAGGCCGTCCCTCCCACGCCGACGCCGCGGTCCAACCCCGCGGCAGCAGCAGGCGGCGGTGCTCCCCCGGTGCCGACGCCGACGCCGTGGCCGGAGCAGTTCCACGCGGTGATGTTCACGAACCTGACCGAGAGCGGCGGCCGGCTGCAGCTCATCGACCTCTACTACGACTGGCCCCGCGGCCGCAACCTGAACCTCATCCGCAACCAGCTCTCCGGCGACCCGACCTACGACGTGGAGTGGACCAACGGCACCTCCTACATCTTCGACTCCGCCTCCTGCCGCACCATACGCTTCCCCGTCGGCGTCCTGCCCCCGGACTGGCTCCACGGCGCCGTCTACCTCGGCCGCGAGACCACCGACGGCTTCGACTGCCACCTCTGGACCAAGGTCGATTTCGTGTGGTACTACGAGGACGTCCTCACCCACCGCCCCGTCCGCTGGAACTTCTTCAATG GGATGCAGCAGCATGTGATGAGCTTCGAGGTGGGCGGGGTGCTAGAGGACTCCCACTGGCAGGCACCCTCGCACTGCTTCGCTCACgatgccgccgccaccgccaccggaGCCGATGCGACGAGCAGCCTCCTCAGGCTCGCACGGACGACCGCAGCGGCTGTAACATCTTCTGCGGCTTAA
- the LOC125513867 gene encoding uncharacterized protein LOC125513867, which translates to MPTLKVLALKSSEQKLHAVLNILRWFPCLEKLCVIFHTNREMNDENEPQYDPLHPIECLETHLKKVVFKSFEGYAKQVDFARFFVLNAKVLDKIEFEVKNHYSSGTVASKHKLLQVENRASREARFEFRTISY; encoded by the exons ATGCCCACCTTGAAGGTTTTAGCTCTCAAGTCTTCTGAGCAGAAATTGCATGCAGTTCTTAACATCCTTAGGTGGTTCCCCTGTTTGGAAAAGCTCTGTGTTATT TTTCATACAAACCGTGAGATGAATGACGAAAATGAGCCTCAGTATGACCCACTACATCCAATCGAATGCCTCGAGACCCATCTAAAGAAAGTGGTGTTTAAGTCATTTGAGGGCTATGCCAAACAGGTTGACTTTGCGAGGTTCTTTGTATTGAATGCAAAGGTGCTAGACAAAATTGAATTTGAAGTAAAAAATCACTACAGCAGTGGAACGGTGGCTTCTAAACACAAGCTGCTACAAGTGGAAAACAGAGCTTCCCGAGAAGCTCGGTTTGAATTCAGGACTATTTCATACTGA